The following proteins are co-located in the Maridesulfovibrio sp. genome:
- a CDS encoding Gfo/Idh/MocA family oxidoreductase yields MKTAVIGTGAMGQHHVRLYSDINNSELVGVVDHDTAQTDRLCALYGGRAYTDYREMIEKEKPEAVTIALPTSFHHQATMDCLDAGIHVMVEKPIAKTVEQAREMIAKAKEVGCVLKVGHIERFNPAVTQLKQRLADGQLGRIFTIHSRRQSPYPGRITDVGVASDLATHELDMMRYIAQAEVHSMTAEISRVMNTANEDIVFGLLRFDNEILGILDVNWVTPTKIREISVTGENGMFTVDYLNQNLTFNSNYAAEQNENQSDWFKAKFGVAEGDFTRFRVEKREPLRVEIESFIKCCEDNSTPLVTGEDGLESLRLALEIVEGKHGCRCAKI; encoded by the coding sequence ATGAAAACAGCAGTTATCGGTACTGGCGCAATGGGTCAGCATCACGTTAGGCTTTATTCAGATATCAATAATTCTGAACTTGTAGGAGTGGTTGACCATGATACCGCTCAGACTGATCGTCTCTGTGCTCTTTACGGAGGCCGTGCATATACTGACTACAGAGAAATGATTGAAAAAGAAAAGCCTGAGGCTGTAACAATCGCTCTTCCTACTTCTTTTCACCATCAGGCAACCATGGATTGTCTTGATGCCGGTATTCACGTTATGGTCGAGAAACCGATCGCAAAGACTGTAGAACAGGCTAGAGAGATGATTGCTAAGGCCAAGGAAGTCGGCTGTGTTCTGAAAGTAGGACACATCGAACGTTTTAACCCTGCTGTGACTCAGCTAAAACAGAGACTTGCTGATGGTCAACTGGGACGCATTTTTACTATCCATTCAAGACGCCAGTCTCCTTATCCAGGACGTATCACAGATGTAGGTGTGGCAAGTGATCTCGCCACCCACGAACTTGATATGATGCGCTATATTGCTCAGGCAGAAGTTCACTCTATGACAGCCGAGATTTCAAGAGTTATGAATACTGCTAACGAAGATATCGTATTCGGTCTTTTGAGGTTTGATAATGAGATTCTTGGTATCCTTGATGTAAACTGGGTTACCCCGACCAAAATTCGTGAAATTTCAGTCACTGGTGAAAACGGTATGTTTACCGTTGATTATCTGAACCAGAACCTGACTTTTAACTCTAACTATGCAGCTGAGCAGAATGAGAACCAAAGTGATTGGTTCAAGGCTAAATTCGGAGTTGCAGAAGGTGATTTTACTCGATTCCGTGTTGAAAAGAGAGAGCCTCTGCGCGTTGAAATTGAGTCTTTCATAAAATGTTGTGAAGATAACTCAACTCCGCTTGTTACTGGCGAAGATGGTCTCGAATCACTGCGACTTGCTCTTGAAATTGTCGAAGGCAAGCATGGTTGCAGGTGTGCAAAGATCTAA
- a CDS encoding acyl carrier protein, which produces MTEQEIYQKINDIFQQVFDDDEITVTPETVADDIDEWDSLMHITLLVSIEKEFAFKWKSSEIEKLANVGEMVGIIMEKIEA; this is translated from the coding sequence ATGACTGAACAAGAAATTTATCAGAAAATTAATGATATCTTCCAGCAGGTTTTCGATGATGACGAGATCACTGTTACCCCCGAAACTGTTGCTGATGACATCGATGAGTGGGATTCTCTGATGCACATTACCCTGCTTGTTTCCATTGAGAAGGAATTTGCATTTAAATGGAAATCTTCTGAAATTGAGAAGCTGGCCAACGTAGGCGAGATGGTCGGCATTATCATGGAAAAGATTGAAGCTTAA
- a CDS encoding MaoC/PaaZ C-terminal domain-containing protein: MSDIYAAKLTVDDISEDDEFNFSACITEQLVDFFAEYSGDFSPLHMSSEFAQERGFEGRVAHGGIFMLFFSRAVGMLIPGENALLQSVKLSFLSPVYPPADINFNIVVTTVSAATKTIVLKGTAQDSESNIYCRALIQVGFTSKLSKS; encoded by the coding sequence ATGTCTGATATTTATGCAGCAAAACTGACTGTGGACGATATTTCTGAAGACGATGAGTTTAATTTCAGCGCATGTATAACTGAGCAGTTGGTGGATTTTTTCGCAGAGTATAGCGGAGATTTTTCTCCATTGCATATGAGTTCTGAGTTCGCGCAAGAAAGGGGATTTGAGGGCAGGGTAGCCCATGGCGGTATTTTCATGCTCTTTTTTTCTAGAGCGGTAGGTATGCTGATTCCCGGAGAAAATGCTCTTTTGCAATCTGTCAAGTTAAGTTTTCTGTCTCCAGTGTATCCTCCTGCAGATATAAATTTTAATATTGTAGTAACGACTGTTTCTGCTGCAACTAAAACGATTGTTTTGAAAGGCACGGCGCAGGACTCCGAGAGCAATATTTATTGCAGGGCTTTGATTCAGGTTGGTTTTACCTCAAAGTTATCTAAAAGTTGA
- a CDS encoding HAD-IIIC family phosphatase has translation MGSIDFKESFKIIKNAVSADDFNLAHAEMKKIADQKLSFVQINRLTKLGNSLYSANQELPKIKIALVSTSTIDFFTDHLKFQLGLNGFNSEIYLAEFNTVQQTLLNPEDELYKFNPDIVWIFSNYKDAFFYDSVCSDKACAVGRVENAVARYSDLWAAIKANSSAYIIQNNADTPLPRTFGNYEGCVEWSDQNFLRAFNVALAEALQDGMTLFDLDYLSSYFGKREWFDERLWYHSKFPFSFELLPHVADKGAKLIASLRGAAKKCVVLDLDNTLWGGVIGDDGVSGIRLGMGNEGEAYVDFQKYILSLKERGIILAVCSKNEETAAKLPFEKHPDMQLKLNDIAVFVANWENKASNIEAIADVLNIGLDSMVFVDDNPAEREIVRQRIPEVTVPELPEDPSLYIRTLDEMSLFETTLFSNEDVNRANQYKANAQLKTIEKTSPSNVDDFLKSLEMQAVSSDFDKFTIPRISQLVNKSNQFHLTTTRYSEPEVTSMSESDDYVCRCFKMRDKFSDNGLISFYILKKDGEKSFIVDTFVMSCRVLSRGMEQFVFNDMLETCKKFSRPNIIGCYRPTRKNIIVKDLYPKLGFELLSDSDEEVRFNLDAEAAKPFDTFIQSVAEY, from the coding sequence ATGGGATCTATTGATTTTAAGGAATCTTTTAAAATCATTAAAAACGCTGTTAGTGCAGATGATTTTAATCTGGCACATGCAGAGATGAAGAAAATTGCTGACCAGAAGCTCAGTTTTGTGCAGATAAATCGCCTGACCAAATTGGGCAACTCGTTATACTCTGCAAATCAAGAACTCCCGAAGATCAAGATTGCGTTGGTTTCGACTTCCACAATTGATTTTTTCACTGACCATTTAAAATTTCAGCTCGGTTTGAATGGCTTTAATTCCGAGATTTATCTTGCGGAATTCAATACCGTACAGCAGACCCTGCTTAATCCAGAAGATGAGCTTTATAAGTTCAATCCTGATATCGTTTGGATTTTTTCCAATTATAAAGATGCGTTTTTCTATGATAGCGTTTGCAGTGACAAAGCTTGTGCTGTCGGTAGGGTTGAAAATGCTGTTGCAAGGTATTCAGACCTTTGGGCGGCAATCAAGGCAAATTCCAGCGCTTATATCATCCAGAACAACGCTGATACCCCGCTTCCGAGAACTTTCGGAAACTACGAAGGTTGTGTTGAGTGGTCGGATCAGAATTTTCTCCGGGCTTTCAACGTCGCACTTGCTGAGGCATTGCAAGATGGTATGACTCTTTTTGATTTAGACTATCTCTCTTCATATTTTGGCAAGCGAGAATGGTTTGACGAAAGGTTGTGGTATCATTCAAAGTTTCCTTTTTCTTTCGAACTGTTGCCCCATGTTGCCGATAAAGGCGCAAAGTTGATTGCCAGCCTTAGGGGTGCTGCGAAGAAGTGTGTTGTGCTGGATTTGGACAATACCTTGTGGGGCGGAGTTATCGGTGACGATGGAGTTTCCGGAATCCGCCTGGGTATGGGCAATGAAGGTGAAGCTTATGTTGATTTTCAGAAGTACATTCTTTCCCTTAAAGAGCGGGGAATAATACTGGCTGTTTGTAGTAAAAACGAAGAGACTGCCGCTAAGCTTCCGTTTGAGAAACACCCTGATATGCAGCTGAAGTTGAATGATATTGCAGTATTTGTTGCCAATTGGGAGAATAAGGCCAGCAATATTGAGGCAATTGCAGATGTCTTGAACATCGGTCTTGATTCAATGGTATTTGTTGACGACAACCCCGCGGAGCGGGAAATCGTTCGCCAGCGCATTCCTGAAGTTACTGTGCCTGAATTGCCTGAAGACCCCTCCCTGTATATCCGGACTCTGGACGAAATGTCTTTGTTTGAAACAACCTTGTTTTCCAATGAAGATGTCAACAGAGCCAATCAGTATAAAGCAAATGCTCAGTTGAAAACTATTGAGAAAACCTCTCCTTCCAATGTGGATGATTTTTTGAAGTCATTGGAGATGCAAGCTGTCTCAAGTGATTTCGATAAATTTACTATCCCTCGAATTTCACAGCTCGTGAATAAGAGTAACCAGTTTCACCTGACGACAACCCGCTATTCAGAGCCGGAAGTTACCTCAATGTCCGAGAGCGATGATTATGTCTGCCGTTGCTTTAAGATGAGGGATAAGTTCAGCGATAATGGTTTGATCTCTTTCTACATACTTAAGAAAGACGGGGAGAAATCATTTATTGTTGACACTTTTGTTATGAGTTGTAGAGTGCTTTCGCGGGGAATGGAGCAGTTTGTTTTTAATGACATGCTTGAGACTTGTAAGAAGTTTTCCCGTCCCAATATTATAGGCTGTTACAGGCCCACACGGAAAAATATAATCGTCAAGGATCTGTATCCTAAATTGGGATTTGAATTGTTAAGTGATTCAGATGAGGAAGTTCGCTTCAATCTTGATGCTGAAGCTGCAAAGCCATTTGATACTTTTATTCAAAGTGTAGCTGAATATTAA
- a CDS encoding class I SAM-dependent methyltransferase, with protein sequence METINFIRTGSYSSYSSAEAFKNVYSQDQKMAGYIYGLALSQFLWPNHYEMFSFYLKQCDKIKNSISRYLEIGPGHGLYLAHSIEKMPNADITAVDISPASIKITRDVLDSFYGDQAKYRLECKDVHEMADSSYDFIVMGEVLEHVDDPSHILKKLHSVLIDDGYLFVTTCANCPAIDHVYLYDGVAAIRDQLESCGFRIVDDLALALSDRPEEEWKSRKELVNYAALLTK encoded by the coding sequence ATGGAGACAATCAATTTTATAAGGACAGGCTCATACAGCTCATACAGCTCTGCCGAGGCTTTTAAAAATGTATACAGCCAAGATCAAAAGATGGCCGGTTATATCTATGGGTTGGCTTTGTCTCAGTTTCTTTGGCCAAACCATTATGAGATGTTTTCCTTTTATCTCAAGCAATGTGATAAAATTAAAAATTCAATATCCAGATACTTGGAGATCGGTCCAGGGCATGGTTTGTATTTAGCGCACAGTATTGAGAAAATGCCCAATGCAGATATTACTGCAGTTGATATAAGCCCTGCCTCAATTAAAATTACTCGCGATGTCTTAGACTCATTTTACGGTGATCAGGCAAAGTATAGGCTTGAGTGTAAAGATGTTCATGAAATGGCAGATAGTTCCTATGATTTTATTGTTATGGGCGAAGTGCTTGAGCATGTAGATGATCCAAGTCATATTTTAAAAAAATTGCATTCAGTACTAATTGATGACGGCTATTTGTTTGTGACTACCTGTGCCAACTGTCCGGCAATTGATCATGTGTATCTTTATGATGGAGTTGCCGCTATCAGGGATCAGCTTGAGAGCTGCGGTTTTCGCATTGTGGATGATTTGGCTCTTGCTTTGAGCGACAGGCCTGAAGAAGAGTGGAAGTCCAGAAAAGAACTGGTCAATTACGCGGCTTTACTTACTAAATAG
- a CDS encoding SDR family oxidoreductase, which produces MRHDIESLYSLGGKHVVITGASSGIGRSCAVMCANLGATLTLFGRNRYELEVTASSLAGEGHLCFDHSNEEVEKLEEAVKAAVESSGRIDGFIHSAGISKLLAFRMSDADFFKENFEVNALYGFEAARVISKKKYINKASASFVFISSVVSHCGVRGQVAYAASKGAVHSGAKSLAMELAPNKIRVNTISPGMVKDTPMTQEMLKAMPEAWITENEAAYPLGMLSADDISSGCAFLLSDAASKITGTDLVIDGGMSAQ; this is translated from the coding sequence ATGCGTCATGACATTGAGAGCCTTTATTCTTTAGGTGGTAAGCATGTAGTTATAACTGGTGCTTCTTCAGGGATTGGAAGATCTTGTGCCGTCATGTGTGCCAATCTTGGGGCAACACTTACTCTTTTTGGCCGGAATAGATATGAGCTGGAAGTAACAGCATCTAGCCTTGCAGGTGAGGGGCATCTTTGTTTTGACCACAGCAATGAAGAGGTGGAAAAGCTCGAAGAGGCTGTGAAAGCTGCCGTTGAGAGTTCAGGTCGTATTGACGGATTTATCCATTCCGCTGGAATCAGTAAACTGCTAGCTTTTCGCATGAGCGATGCCGATTTTTTCAAAGAGAATTTTGAAGTAAACGCATTGTATGGGTTTGAAGCTGCGAGAGTCATTTCAAAGAAAAAGTATATCAATAAGGCAAGTGCGAGCTTTGTTTTTATTTCATCTGTAGTTAGTCATTGCGGAGTCCGTGGTCAGGTCGCTTATGCAGCTTCAAAGGGCGCGGTTCATTCCGGTGCAAAGTCCCTTGCCATGGAACTTGCTCCGAATAAAATAAGGGTTAATACCATTTCTCCGGGCATGGTTAAGGATACACCTATGACTCAGGAAATGCTTAAAGCTATGCCTGAGGCTTGGATTACTGAAAATGAGGCCGCTTATCCTCTTGGCATGCTTTCAGCCGATGATATTTCTTCGGGGTGTGCTTTTCTGCTTTCCGATGCAGCATCTAAAATTACGGGAACAGATTTGGTCATTGATGGCGGTATGAGTGCTCAGTAG